A single window of Dermacentor albipictus isolate Rhodes 1998 colony chromosome 1, USDA_Dalb.pri_finalv2, whole genome shotgun sequence DNA harbors:
- the LOC135915832 gene encoding uncharacterized protein has protein sequence MERSTTGVVNSPQPAAGDRRPAMPPIAHCVAFCGAFGLVFAVSGAVLLSSGLPYRRLQLRIISACMLAMGVVLLAAAVVLIFAWRNRHHIGAVQRARHRRQRHAALVIRVPTVSGTYVYSSTPAGAAAGAAPLSPPPPAYEDLLPPPPSYESVMMLKRLEKAAEVAHQLAESARRSSAPAAAEV, from the coding sequence ATGGAGCGATCAACGACAGGCGTTGTCAACAGTCCGCAGCCCGCGGCCGGTGACCGAAGGCCCGCTATGCCGCCCATCGCGCACTGCGTGGCCTTTTGCGGTGCCTTCGGACTTGTCTTCGCCGTGAGCGGTGCCGTGCTCCTGTCCAGTGGTCTGCCCTACCGGCGGCTCCAGTTGCGCATCATCTCGGCGTGCATGCTCGCTATGGGGGTCGTCCTCCTGGCCGCTGCTGTCGTGCTCATCTTCGCGTGGCGCAATCGCCACCACATCGGAGCCGTCCAGCGAGCGCGCCACCGGCGACAGCGGCACGCGGCTCTCGTCATCCGCGTGCCCACCGTGAGCGGCACGTACGTGTACTCCTCCACGCCTGCAGGTGCAGCTGCCGGAGCGGCTCCGTTGAGCCCTCCCCCGCCAGCCTACGAGGACCTGCTGCCACCGCCGCCGTCCTATGAGAGCGTGATGATGCTCAAACGGCTTGAGAAGGCCGCTGAGGTGGCGCATCAGCTGGCCGAGAGCGCGCGCAGGAGCTCCGCACCAGCCGCCGCCGAAGTATAG